In Eucalyptus grandis isolate ANBG69807.140 chromosome 4, ASM1654582v1, whole genome shotgun sequence, the following proteins share a genomic window:
- the LOC104442834 gene encoding probable terpene synthase 2: MQAHYKELLNLYDEIGNDLATKGRSYRLAYAKEAMKKQAKGYFHEVKWFHSGYTPTLEEYMPLALLTTGYEALSITALVGMGDVVTRDAFEWLLSDCKILRASQIICRFMDDISSHKFEQKRGHVASSVELLMKENRISEQEAEEELQKRVVDASNRRPNVGSHLDSQSLTGDRCVIHQGRSLHPLQD; the protein is encoded by the exons ATGCAAGCTCATTATAAGGAGCTTCTCAATCTCTATGATGAAATTGGGAATGATCTAGCCACAAAAGGAAGATCATACCGCCTTGCCTATGCAAAAGAAGCC ATGAAGAAGCAAGCGAAAGGGTACTTTCATGAAGTCAAATGGTTCCATTCCGGCTACACACCAACACTAGAGGAATACATGCCCCTTGCATTATTAACGACGGGATATGAAGCATTATCGATCACAGCACTTGTAGGAATGGGCGATGTGGTTACAAGAGATGCTTTTGAATGGTTGCTCAGTGATTGCAAGATTTTGAGGGCTTCACAAATCATATGTAGGTTCATGGATGACATTAGTTCTCACAAg TTTGAGCAAAAGAGGGGACACGTAGCATCTTCGGTGGAGTTGTTGATGAAAGAAAATCGCATCTCGGAGCAAGAAGCTGAGGAGGAACTCCAGAAACGAGTTGTTGATGCATCCAACCGCAGGCCCAATGTCGGTTCTCACCTTGATTCTCAATCTCTCACGGGTGATCGATGTGTTATACACCAAGGGAGATCATTACACCCACTCCAAGACTAA
- the LOC104442836 gene encoding (-)-germacrene D synthase, which produces MSFQVSANPSSSPSKGRSGGVERPLAEYHESVWGDHFIKYASPSYSTKFKFLGRVEEQVEELKGEVRKMVTNAMYKPSQMLHLIDQIQRLGIDYHFEREIDEQLEGIQKSYSQLDHGDFKGDDLHMVALMFQLMRQQGFNISSEVFNNFKDNEGNFKKSLITDVPGLLSLYEACHLRCHGDAILEEALPFAITHLESIDEMKVSTSLAKQVSHALKQPLRKGLPRLEARCYIILYQEKPSHDEVLLTLAKLDFNLLQEQHQKELGGITRWWKNIDVARKFPFARDRIAELFFWMVGAYFQPEFAMARNILTRVTGLISILEDIYDAYGTLEELGPYTEAIEKYVIRILFLELLNLIKYV; this is translated from the exons ATGTCGTTTCAGGTTTCGGCaaatccatcttcttctccgagTAAAGGGAGAAGTGGCGGGGTTGAACGCCCGTTGGCCGAATATCATGAGAGCGTATGGGGCGATCATTTTATCAAATACGCTTCCCCCTCCTACTCAACG AAGTTCAAATTCCTCGGAAGAGTGGAGGAACAAGTTGAGGAATTGAAAGGAGAGGTGAGAAAGATGGTGACTAATGCCATGTATAAGCCTTCACAAATGCTTCACTTGATTGATCAAATTCAACGCTTGGGAATTGACTACCATTTTGAACGAGAAATAGATGAGCAACTAGAAGGAATCCAGAAAAGTTACTCACAACTTGACCATGGAGATTTTAAGGGAGATGACCTTCACATGGTTGCTCTTATGTTTCAATTGATGCGACAACAAGGTTTCAATATTTCATCAG AggtttttaacaattttaaggaCAATGAAGGCAACTTCAAGAAATCACTCATCACAGATGTGCCCGGATTGCTAAGTCTATATGAAGCTTGTCATTTAAGGTGCCATGGCGATGCTATTTTGGAAGAAGCACTTCCTTTTGCTATAACTCACCTTGAGTCAATTGATGAAATGAAAGTAAGCACTAGTCTCGCGAAACAAGTGAGTCATGCCCTAAAGCAGCCACTTCGCAAAGGTTTGCCGAGACTTGAGGCAAGGTGTTATATTATACTCTACCAAGAAAAGCCTTCACATGACGAGGTATTGCTCACCTTGGCTAAACTAGATTTCAACTTACTGCAAGAGCAACACCAGAAGGAACTCGGCGGGATTACAAG GTGGTGGAAGAATATAGATGTTGCAAGGAAGTTCCCATTTGCTAGAGACAGGATTGCGGAGTTGTTCTTCTGGATGGTGGGAGCATATTTCCAACCGGAGTTTGCAATGGCCAGAAATATACTTACCAGAGTGACTGGACTAATTTCCATTCTCGAAGATATTTATGATGCTTATGGCACATTGGAGGAACTTGGACCCTACACCGAAGCAATTGAGAAGTACGTCATCCGCATTCTTTTTCTCGAACTTCTGAATTTGATCAAGTATGTGTAG